A genomic window from Aricia agestis chromosome 8, ilAriAges1.1, whole genome shotgun sequence includes:
- the LOC121729204 gene encoding uncharacterized protein LOC121729204 → MLQLVVAALLLAGVSSDNSTDTADVCVGPWSQALEDWATAPHSERTGRIMVLAPAKGYYVTERIDTPLTPPPPPPPAPPAPPAPPALKASYKPHTPQGYSEWDGAGPGKIVNRPPKPYDKFKPSYPAPPPPQYAVDRVDDPPKRVSETDLYLLTAIEKLVYRADLTEKRLRKIEEAVQLLLGGETKPEPSCATDFTRVGGGCYYWSREAVDWKDASRACRRRAASLLELPRREDARAVITALLSDKKLKGDDFWTGGLNPGLLWIWSGSARPIQSNTTDNATVTISGDGRCLALVHESAVHSYMYRGQDCGIRHRYICQLEEKQEKLSNDIEKTARALRHDNRRAKLLLDTIQERVVR, encoded by the exons ATGTTGCAGCTAGTAGTCGCAGCGCTGCTGCTGGCCGGCGTGAGCTCCGACAACTCCACCGACACTGCAGATGTGTGCGTGGGGCCCTGGAGTCAGGCGCTGGAGGACTGGGCCACCGCACCACATTCTGAGAGAACTG GCCGCATCATGGTCCTCGCTCCAGCCAAGGGCTACTACGTGACGGAGCGCATTGACACGCCCCTGACTCCCCCtcccccgccgccgcccgcaccCCCCGCGCCCCCCGCCCCGCCGGCGCTCAAGGCCAGCTACAAGCCCCACACGCCACAGGGGTACAGCGAGTGGGACGGTGCTGGACCCGGCAAGATCGTGAACCGCCCGCCTAAGCCGTATGACAAGTTCAAACCGAGCTAT CCGGCACCTCCACCCCCACAGTACGCCGTGGACCGCGTGGACGATCCGCCCAAGCGCGTGTCGGAGACGGACCTGTACCTGCTGACCGCCATAGAGAAGCTCGTCTACCGCGCAGACCTCACCGAGAAGAGGCTGAGGAAGATCGAGGAGGCAGTGCAGCTGCTGTTAGGAGGAGAGACTAAGCCAG AGCCATCATGCGCGACCGACTTCACGCGCGTGGGCGGCGGCTGCTACTACTGGTCGCGCGAGGCGGTGGACTGGAAGGACGCGAGCCGCGCCTGCCGCCGCCGCGCAGCGTCGCTGCTCGAGCTGCCCAGACGAGAGGACGCCAGGGCCGTCATTACTGCGCTCCTCAGCGATAAGAAACTTAAAG GCGACGACTTCTGGACAGGCGGCCTCAACCCCGGCCTACTCTGGATCTGGTCGGGCTCGGCCAGGCCGATACAGTCAAACACGACCGACAACGCGACGGTCACTATCAGCGGGGACGGGCGCTGCCTGGCCTTGGTCCACGAGTCCGCCGTCCACAGCTACATGTATAGAGGCCAGGACTGCGGCATCCGACACAG ATACATATGCCAGCTAGAAGAAAAACAGGAGAAGTTGAGCAACGACATAGAGAAAACGGCGCGCGCGCTGCGACACGACAATAGAAGGGCGAAGTTACTGTTGGACACTATACAAGAGAGGGTTGTTCGGTAG